One segment of Rubripirellula amarantea DNA contains the following:
- a CDS encoding multiheme c-type cytochrome, with product MSVAESHAETTAVKKKAPIRPVTPRLRIVLYVVLTLFGVLAANGLYLTSITWLQYFTDAVYETHFYQFMFLIHLGLGLLLITPVVGFGVLHMIRSRHRRNRRAVRIGYALFAISITILVSGLLLMRVGSFAITSPSTRNVVYWAHIIAPLAAIWLYWLHRLVGPSIKWHVGRRVSIAIVGFVALMVSFQASNGTVSQGIAPASGDKYFKPSLAKTATGKFIDEKTLHNDAYCLRCHEDIYNSALHSAHKLSSFNNPAYRASVRETRKVATERAGDVQASRWCAGCHDPVPFFAGKFDDPNYDDVSDSSAHAGITCTVCHAIQSVDSNIGNADYTIDEPKHYPFAYSDNSLLQQLNSLMVKAKPAYHKHEMLKPFHKTAEFCSTCHKVSLPNEVTDYKEFLRGQNHYDSYLLSGVSGHGASSFYYPPKAQTNCNECHMPAMASNDFGARYMEKLGELGVHDHAFPSANTAIAYWMGDDATVEAHRAYLKDTVRVDLFGIREEGTINGNLVAPLSDSVSVVAGENYLIETVLRTMKLGHHFTQGTTDSNEIWVELTAKQGDTIIGKSGHRDDREAVDSWAHFVNTFMLDRNGNRINRRNAQDIFTPLYTNQFPPGAGQTLHYRLAIPEGTTEPIEVTARLLYRKFDTEYLDYIRRDRDPERDLLDLGQPGDPNDLPIVEISSDSLVLNISDSTTAISDLEVAEKDSDGFPTWQRWNDYGIGLLLKGKAELKQAAEAFQHVAELGRFDGPLNLARVQFSEGDLDGATESLSVAATMEPAPPSWTHSWLSGIVNRQQGNLEAAADSLRAVLQTKVPERDFDFSLDYRVRNELGLTLIDLAQRADVQGDDERAKSLMNEARSELLSALEVDSENVTAHANLVEVYAWLGDTENEQIHRRLHSKYKPDDNAAEVAQPVARRKYPAANHAAEALVIYDLQRDESTAPLAQSR from the coding sequence ATGTCCGTTGCTGAATCCCACGCTGAAACGACTGCGGTCAAGAAAAAGGCTCCCATCCGACCGGTTACGCCGCGGCTACGGATTGTTTTGTACGTCGTGCTGACACTTTTTGGTGTGTTGGCCGCCAACGGTTTGTACCTGACGTCAATCACTTGGCTTCAATACTTTACTGACGCGGTCTATGAGACTCATTTCTACCAATTCATGTTCTTGATCCACCTTGGACTAGGGCTGTTGTTGATCACACCCGTGGTGGGTTTCGGTGTGCTGCACATGATTCGCAGTCGGCACCGTCGAAATCGTCGAGCCGTCAGAATCGGGTACGCACTCTTCGCAATCTCGATCACCATCCTGGTCAGTGGGCTGTTGTTGATGCGAGTGGGTTCGTTCGCGATCACCAGTCCATCGACCCGCAACGTGGTCTACTGGGCCCACATCATTGCTCCGCTAGCGGCGATATGGCTTTACTGGCTGCACCGGTTGGTGGGACCGAGCATCAAATGGCACGTTGGTCGACGTGTATCCATTGCGATCGTTGGATTTGTTGCGTTGATGGTCAGCTTCCAGGCGTCCAACGGCACGGTCAGCCAGGGCATTGCACCGGCGAGTGGTGACAAGTACTTCAAACCGTCGCTCGCAAAAACGGCGACGGGCAAATTCATCGACGAGAAAACGCTCCACAACGACGCGTATTGCCTGCGATGTCATGAAGACATTTACAATTCGGCATTACACAGCGCTCACAAGCTCAGCAGCTTTAATAATCCCGCTTACCGTGCGTCGGTGCGAGAAACACGCAAGGTTGCTACGGAGCGAGCGGGCGATGTTCAGGCGTCTCGATGGTGCGCTGGTTGCCATGACCCGGTGCCATTCTTCGCGGGTAAGTTTGACGATCCCAACTACGACGATGTCAGTGATTCATCCGCGCACGCTGGAATCACATGCACGGTGTGCCATGCAATTCAGTCGGTTGATTCGAACATCGGTAATGCTGACTACACGATCGACGAACCGAAGCACTACCCGTTTGCCTACAGCGACAATTCACTGCTTCAACAGCTCAATTCTTTGATGGTCAAAGCCAAGCCGGCTTATCACAAGCACGAAATGTTAAAGCCATTTCACAAAACAGCGGAATTTTGCAGCACTTGCCATAAGGTGTCGTTGCCGAATGAAGTGACGGACTACAAAGAATTCTTGCGAGGCCAGAATCATTACGACAGCTATTTGCTTTCGGGTGTTTCCGGCCACGGAGCCTCGAGTTTCTATTACCCGCCAAAAGCTCAAACCAATTGCAACGAATGCCACATGCCTGCGATGGCAAGCAATGACTTCGGGGCTCGCTACATGGAAAAGCTCGGTGAACTTGGAGTTCACGATCATGCCTTTCCCAGTGCAAATACAGCGATCGCATATTGGATGGGCGATGATGCCACGGTCGAGGCTCACCGGGCCTACCTGAAGGATACCGTGCGAGTTGATTTGTTCGGAATTCGCGAAGAGGGCACAATCAACGGAAACTTAGTTGCCCCGTTGAGTGATTCAGTCAGCGTCGTGGCTGGAGAAAACTATTTGATCGAAACAGTCCTTCGAACGATGAAGCTTGGACACCACTTCACCCAAGGCACTACCGATTCCAACGAAATTTGGGTCGAACTGACAGCGAAGCAAGGGGATACGATCATTGGCAAAAGCGGTCATCGAGATGATCGCGAAGCGGTTGATTCGTGGGCTCATTTTGTCAATACGTTCATGCTCGATCGAAACGGCAATCGCATCAACCGACGAAACGCCCAGGACATTTTTACGCCGCTCTATACGAATCAGTTTCCACCCGGGGCCGGGCAAACCCTTCACTACCGTCTTGCCATTCCCGAAGGAACCACAGAGCCGATCGAGGTTACTGCGAGATTGCTCTACCGAAAGTTTGATACGGAGTATCTCGACTACATCCGTCGCGACCGCGATCCCGAGCGAGACCTTTTGGATCTAGGACAACCGGGTGACCCGAACGATCTACCCATTGTCGAAATCAGCTCGGATTCGTTGGTGCTAAATATTAGCGATTCGACAACGGCGATTTCCGATTTGGAGGTTGCCGAAAAAGACAGTGACGGTTTCCCCACGTGGCAACGTTGGAATGACTATGGAATTGGGTTGCTGCTAAAGGGGAAAGCCGAGTTGAAGCAAGCTGCCGAGGCATTTCAACACGTCGCCGAACTGGGGCGTTTTGATGGACCGTTGAACCTAGCTCGCGTGCAATTTTCCGAAGGTGACTTAGACGGGGCAACGGAGTCGCTAAGTGTTGCGGCTACGATGGAACCTGCGCCGCCGTCTTGGACGCATTCGTGGCTCAGTGGCATCGTCAACCGACAACAAGGAAACTTGGAAGCTGCCGCTGATTCCTTGCGAGCGGTCTTGCAAACGAAAGTTCCCGAACGTGACTTTGATTTTTCACTGGACTATCGGGTTCGCAATGAACTAGGACTGACGCTAATTGACTTGGCGCAGCGAGCCGACGTGCAAGGCGATGATGAACGTGCGAAGTCACTTATGAACGAGGCCCGCAGCGAACTTCTAAGTGCCTTGGAAGTGGATTCCGAAAACGTGACCGCGCACGCCAACTTGGTCGAAGTCTATGCGTGGTTGGGCGATACGGAAAATGAACAGATTCACCGTAGGCTTCACAGTAAATACAAGCCCGATGACAATGCGGCTGAAGTAGCTCAGCCGGTGGCACGCCGTAAGTACCCGGCTGCCAATCATGCAGCCGAGGCGCTGGTGATCTACGATCTGCAACGTGACGAGTCAACGGCACCGCTTGCCCAATCCCGTTGA
- a CDS encoding CRTAC1 family protein, translated as MTSSPPPQVDSDPIHDESDDAQNDDIIGKAFRGSLIVIMLMGLPLIGWLVYLNINRKIEQSTEVEVTLPETRNLDEFTLPQVELVNTTEDAGIDFVHESGREGEKLLPETMGSGVAVLDYNNDGHSDLLFVNSAHWPWSETKNEPAICRLYQGDGKFGFDDVTADSGLDISLYGMGVAVGDIDNDGDSDVFLSAVGKNRLLKNDGGKFTDVTELAGVAGTDDAWSTSCGFFDYDNDGLLDLFVCNYVMWNRDIDFSQNFTLDGESRAYGPPRAFSGTFSYLYHNEGDGKFKDVSKSAGIEIRNDDTDVPLGKAMGLAPVDFNGDGWMDIVVANDTVRNFLFENNKDGTFSEVGRLTGIAFDRATGNARGAMGIDTARFRDDGTLAIGIGNFANEASALYMARPGKKQFIDAAMYTGFGPPTRQGLTFGLFFFDVDLDGRLDVLGANGHLEDEISKTQATQTYEQAPQLFWNAGKGSKSELVLADAGCVGESFCDPIVGRGAAYADFDEDGDLDVVISTSHSKPVLLRNDQTTGHHFLRINLEGKTCNRDAIGATVRIKIGDREVWRTVMPTRSYLSQCENTVTFGLGETTEVNEVIVDWPGGDSETFAVEKVDQTISLVQGG; from the coding sequence ATGACCTCATCGCCCCCACCCCAAGTTGATTCTGATCCTATTCACGACGAATCTGATGATGCGCAAAACGATGACATTATCGGAAAGGCGTTTCGTGGATCGCTAATCGTGATAATGCTGATGGGGCTTCCGCTGATTGGTTGGTTGGTCTACCTGAACATCAATCGAAAAATCGAGCAGTCGACGGAAGTTGAAGTCACGTTACCCGAGACGCGAAACCTTGACGAGTTTACGCTTCCTCAGGTTGAGTTGGTCAATACGACCGAAGACGCCGGTATTGATTTCGTTCACGAATCTGGTCGTGAAGGTGAGAAGTTGCTTCCCGAAACGATGGGAAGTGGCGTTGCCGTGTTGGACTACAACAATGACGGACACTCGGATTTGTTATTCGTTAATTCGGCACACTGGCCATGGAGCGAGACGAAGAACGAACCCGCCATTTGCAGACTCTATCAAGGCGATGGTAAGTTTGGATTTGATGATGTCACAGCCGATTCCGGTTTAGATATCTCGCTCTACGGGATGGGAGTCGCGGTGGGAGACATCGACAATGATGGTGATAGCGACGTGTTCCTGTCTGCGGTCGGAAAGAATCGACTGCTAAAGAATGATGGTGGCAAGTTCACGGACGTTACTGAACTCGCGGGTGTGGCGGGGACTGACGATGCCTGGAGCACCAGTTGTGGATTCTTTGATTACGACAACGATGGTCTGCTCGATTTGTTCGTTTGTAACTATGTGATGTGGAACCGCGACATTGATTTCTCGCAGAACTTTACGCTTGATGGCGAAAGCCGAGCCTATGGACCTCCGCGTGCGTTTTCGGGGACCTTTTCCTATCTCTATCACAATGAAGGTGATGGGAAATTTAAAGACGTTTCGAAGTCTGCTGGGATTGAAATTCGCAACGATGACACCGACGTTCCCCTTGGCAAGGCAATGGGGTTGGCCCCGGTCGACTTCAACGGTGATGGCTGGATGGACATCGTTGTAGCCAACGACACTGTTCGCAACTTTCTGTTCGAAAACAATAAAGACGGCACGTTCAGCGAAGTTGGGCGTTTGACTGGAATCGCGTTTGATCGTGCGACCGGAAACGCTCGCGGTGCGATGGGAATCGACACGGCAAGATTTCGAGATGACGGAACTTTGGCGATTGGAATTGGAAATTTCGCCAACGAAGCAAGCGCTTTGTACATGGCTCGTCCAGGAAAGAAACAATTTATCGACGCTGCGATGTACACCGGATTTGGTCCGCCAACGCGACAGGGATTGACGTTCGGGTTGTTCTTTTTCGACGTGGACCTGGATGGACGTCTCGACGTATTGGGGGCCAATGGGCACCTGGAAGACGAGATTTCCAAAACACAAGCGACGCAAACGTACGAGCAGGCCCCCCAGTTATTTTGGAACGCAGGAAAGGGATCCAAGAGTGAACTCGTCTTGGCAGACGCCGGCTGTGTCGGCGAGTCTTTCTGCGATCCAATCGTCGGACGCGGTGCTGCTTACGCTGACTTTGATGAGGACGGCGATTTGGATGTCGTGATTTCGACGAGCCATTCCAAACCCGTCCTTCTTCGCAACGACCAGACCACGGGGCACCATTTCTTGCGAATTAACTTGGAGGGGAAGACCTGCAATCGAGACGCGATTGGGGCAACGGTTCGGATCAAGATTGGTGATCGAGAGGTCTGGCGAACGGTCATGCCAACGCGTAGCTATCTGAGCCAATGCGAAAACACGGTGACGTTCGGTTTAGGAGAAACCACCGAGGTCAACGAGGTGATCGTGGACTGGCCGGGCGGCGATTCCGAAACGTTTGCTGTCGAGAAGGTGGACCAAACGATTTCGCTCGTCCAAGGTGGCTGA
- a CDS encoding fumarylacetoacetate hydrolase family protein — protein sequence MNVTKFLDASDSVRVCRVDDDQVFPLQLGNLGSLAEILATENPIATVNSLACDDPIALSDVKLLPPIDNQEVWAAGVTYKRSQTARMEESEAAASCYDRVYQADRPELFFKAPAYRVSGHGQPLRIREDATWNVPEPEVTLVLSPELKIVGLTVGNDMSSRDIEGENPLYLPQAKCYDQSAGLGPWITLYNELPPASKITVELKIARNGKTVFNQQTAASEMARSFDDLVGWLGRDMTFPGGAFLMTGTGIVPSSDFTLERGDVIDITIGGVGTLSNTVIQK from the coding sequence ATGAACGTAACAAAATTCCTTGATGCTTCCGACTCGGTTCGTGTATGCCGTGTCGACGACGACCAAGTATTCCCACTGCAACTGGGCAACCTTGGCAGCTTGGCTGAGATCCTGGCGACTGAAAATCCAATCGCGACGGTAAATTCCCTAGCCTGTGATGACCCTATCGCTTTGTCGGATGTGAAGCTGCTGCCGCCGATCGACAACCAGGAGGTCTGGGCAGCCGGCGTCACGTACAAACGCAGCCAAACCGCTCGCATGGAAGAATCCGAGGCCGCAGCTTCGTGCTACGACCGGGTTTATCAAGCCGACCGCCCAGAGTTATTCTTCAAAGCCCCTGCGTATCGGGTTAGTGGACATGGTCAACCACTGCGGATTCGCGAGGACGCAACGTGGAATGTCCCTGAACCCGAGGTGACCTTAGTCCTATCGCCCGAGCTAAAAATCGTCGGGCTGACCGTAGGCAACGACATGTCGTCTCGGGACATCGAAGGCGAGAACCCGCTCTACCTGCCTCAAGCTAAGTGCTACGACCAATCGGCGGGTCTGGGGCCTTGGATCACGTTGTACAATGAACTACCGCCTGCATCTAAAATCACCGTCGAATTGAAAATAGCACGCAACGGCAAGACTGTATTCAATCAACAAACGGCGGCTTCGGAAATGGCTCGTTCGTTTGACGACCTTGTGGGATGGCTGGGCCGAGACATGACGTTTCCTGGCGGCGCGTTTTTAATGACGGGAACCGGCATCGTCCCCTCGAGCGATTTCACGCTTGAACGAGGCGATGTGATTGACATCACGATCGGCGGCGTTGGCACATTGTCCAATACCGTCATCCAGAAGTAG
- a CDS encoding FG-GAP repeat domain-containing protein: MNKKFWLAVFAAIIAIAIAAMVFLPQRLDNPVLPVDGGGPAGGSDSTGEMLSLTRTALAATENLEVVEADTSWQQLYVASPSDVSIAKNRALNRVLWVDTLAGKATNASLDDAAKKAARSELPDAIEAARTAIDQYANLVENSVLAIWLRTRIDMHEASLIPSMTKSMRREIFDELSTLVQGDMKDDPASAMLGGSLITLLEQMEDPVDGLPRAIIADASNSVGALSDAHDDNLFFALKAARLKIETEQTDAVPYVKRVQELTRAIEPSVASETRKLGLTPEQLVDNITEAVANGEFSEADNRMLLWFNVLNSSEIVKTDRRRASPHPLDLLSFDSLRTLSTTMAGKSPIERAQQSLAFEYREVDAEGSSSIQSTMPLDFDLDLDEDLVVIRSDNQVELLQNDSEGNFQRVGSVDVGFSPAGILFADLFIVDSSSPERLRSGMASVAGRHDTFMSMIVYGEAGVKLIRVDGRSEATEESRLSIIDKASGLEGLSGVTAAVAGDLEADGDLDLVFATESDGVRMFVNRGNRTFTELTTRDDAFGRDDMVTSLAIADVDRDLDLDMVSTHRSGKVGMIENLLHLQFRGRVLEQVEPVEGADAIFVEDVDGNVSWDLVIGGRTGMAVVFTHTADAGAWTVDRVESLEMDASGLLVADLDNDSWFEATTSSGLVRLGPWGCYPVPDSNNEPVVSCIADFDGDGGLDVATTDDGLQIGINRTESVGHYLNVRFKGIDDNVSGRVNHFAIGSVLEIRFGPHYRARIIKSPSTHFGIDGLDAASSVRAILPNGLTQTIRDPATDQMVEEEQTLKGSCPYLYAWDGEKYAFVTDCLWAAPLGLQVAAGVVAKDRPWEYLKIDGANIQPQGDHYQFRITEELWEVAYFDKVAIQAVDHPVGVDIWTNEKVGPGEIASPTVFAFQREDTFAVQSAVDTDGNDITSQITDIDRNFVQGFDRRLRQGLCPPHWIDLDFRHAKLVDGKKTYLVLTGWILPTDTSLNIQIDQNPDLDPIEFPSVWVPDASVDGGWRNAIPFTGFPGGKTKTIVIDVTDVLNPLDQRLRVRTSAQIYWDAAELAVARDDIEFVTHDMSLQHAEVTFHGFSKRIKSSDREPEVYDYNESIAASRWPPLRGKMTGLGECTDLLRQWDDAMVVMSAGDEIRLQFTKPEQDPPPGWVRDFVLHCVGWDKDADLNTLAGQTIGPLPYREMTQYPPSVTQARESAGRVELNAVHRSREQSFRRFWYREAVAPPMWQP, encoded by the coding sequence TTGAATAAGAAATTTTGGCTTGCCGTTTTTGCGGCAATTATTGCCATCGCGATCGCGGCGATGGTCTTCTTGCCCCAGCGGCTCGATAACCCTGTTTTGCCGGTGGATGGCGGTGGACCGGCCGGGGGAAGCGATAGTACCGGCGAGATGCTCTCGTTGACGAGGACGGCACTCGCGGCGACCGAGAATTTAGAAGTCGTAGAGGCAGATACATCGTGGCAGCAACTCTATGTCGCGTCGCCTTCGGACGTCTCCATCGCCAAGAACCGGGCGCTCAACCGCGTTCTTTGGGTCGATACGTTGGCTGGCAAAGCAACGAATGCATCGCTCGATGATGCCGCTAAGAAAGCGGCACGATCCGAATTGCCCGACGCGATTGAGGCCGCGCGGACGGCGATCGATCAATACGCCAACCTCGTTGAGAATAGTGTGTTGGCAATATGGTTAAGGACCAGGATCGACATGCACGAGGCTTCGTTAATTCCGTCCATGACTAAATCGATGCGACGGGAGATTTTCGATGAGCTGTCGACGCTTGTTCAGGGCGACATGAAAGACGATCCCGCGTCTGCGATGCTCGGTGGTTCGCTAATCACACTGCTTGAACAAATGGAAGATCCCGTCGATGGTCTTCCTCGCGCCATTATTGCTGACGCGAGCAATTCAGTCGGAGCACTATCAGACGCCCATGACGACAATTTGTTCTTCGCACTTAAGGCAGCACGCCTAAAGATTGAAACTGAGCAAACGGACGCAGTTCCCTACGTGAAGCGAGTTCAAGAATTGACGCGAGCGATTGAGCCGTCGGTGGCATCGGAAACGCGTAAGCTAGGCCTGACGCCCGAGCAACTTGTTGACAACATCACGGAAGCTGTCGCGAACGGCGAATTCAGCGAAGCCGATAATCGAATGCTGTTGTGGTTCAACGTGCTCAATAGCAGTGAAATCGTAAAAACCGATCGGCGTCGCGCATCGCCTCACCCGTTGGATTTGTTGTCCTTCGACTCGCTGCGAACACTTTCGACGACGATGGCGGGAAAGTCGCCCATCGAGCGAGCACAACAGTCGCTTGCCTTTGAGTATCGTGAAGTCGATGCCGAAGGTTCAAGCAGCATTCAATCCACCATGCCATTGGATTTTGATCTTGATCTTGACGAAGACCTGGTCGTGATTCGTTCCGACAATCAAGTTGAACTATTGCAGAATGATTCCGAAGGGAATTTCCAGAGAGTCGGCTCCGTCGACGTTGGGTTTTCCCCTGCGGGGATCCTGTTCGCTGATTTGTTTATTGTCGACAGTAGCAGTCCAGAACGTTTGCGTAGTGGGATGGCATCGGTGGCGGGGCGACATGATACATTTATGTCGATGATCGTTTACGGTGAAGCCGGCGTAAAGCTTATTCGTGTCGACGGGCGAAGCGAAGCCACCGAGGAAAGCCGATTGTCGATCATCGACAAGGCGAGCGGTCTCGAAGGTCTATCTGGCGTAACCGCCGCAGTTGCAGGTGACCTGGAAGCCGATGGAGACTTAGACCTAGTGTTTGCAACGGAGTCCGATGGAGTTCGCATGTTTGTCAATCGTGGCAACCGTACGTTCACTGAACTGACGACCCGTGACGATGCATTTGGTCGCGATGATATGGTAACCTCGCTTGCGATTGCCGATGTCGATCGAGATCTTGATTTGGACATGGTCTCGACACACCGAAGTGGAAAAGTTGGGATGATCGAAAACTTACTGCATTTGCAATTTCGAGGACGCGTTCTTGAGCAGGTTGAACCTGTGGAAGGTGCGGATGCGATTTTCGTCGAAGATGTCGATGGAAATGTGTCGTGGGATCTGGTCATCGGCGGAAGAACCGGAATGGCGGTCGTGTTCACGCATACGGCTGACGCAGGCGCATGGACGGTCGATCGAGTGGAGTCCTTGGAAATGGATGCCAGTGGATTGCTGGTTGCCGATTTGGATAACGACTCGTGGTTCGAGGCCACCACGTCGTCGGGGCTGGTTCGCTTGGGACCGTGGGGATGTTACCCCGTTCCCGATTCAAACAATGAGCCGGTCGTTTCATGTATTGCGGACTTCGATGGAGACGGTGGCTTGGATGTCGCGACGACGGATGACGGATTGCAAATTGGTATCAATCGAACCGAGTCGGTCGGCCACTACCTCAACGTTCGTTTCAAAGGCATCGACGATAACGTCTCGGGGCGTGTGAATCATTTTGCTATCGGAAGTGTTTTGGAAATTCGATTTGGCCCGCACTACCGTGCTCGAATAATTAAGTCACCATCGACTCATTTTGGTATCGATGGTTTGGATGCTGCGAGCAGTGTTCGTGCTATCTTGCCGAACGGTTTAACGCAAACGATTCGCGATCCAGCAACAGATCAGATGGTTGAAGAGGAGCAGACGCTGAAGGGGTCGTGCCCTTACCTGTATGCGTGGGATGGTGAAAAGTATGCCTTCGTGACGGACTGCCTTTGGGCCGCGCCGCTAGGGTTGCAGGTTGCCGCAGGTGTTGTCGCGAAGGATCGGCCGTGGGAATACCTAAAGATCGACGGTGCGAACATTCAGCCGCAGGGCGATCACTATCAGTTCAGGATCACAGAAGAATTGTGGGAGGTCGCCTACTTCGATAAGGTCGCGATCCAGGCGGTTGATCATCCAGTCGGCGTTGATATCTGGACCAACGAAAAAGTCGGTCCCGGCGAGATCGCATCGCCAACGGTGTTCGCTTTCCAACGCGAGGATACGTTTGCAGTTCAGTCTGCTGTCGATACCGATGGCAATGACATAACGTCCCAGATCACGGACATTGATCGCAACTTCGTGCAGGGATTCGATCGCCGGCTTCGGCAAGGTCTTTGCCCGCCGCACTGGATTGATTTGGACTTCCGACACGCAAAGCTCGTCGACGGCAAGAAGACCTACTTGGTGTTGACCGGTTGGATTCTGCCGACGGACACTTCGCTGAATATCCAGATCGATCAGAATCCCGACCTCGATCCGATCGAGTTTCCATCCGTTTGGGTACCCGATGCATCCGTGGATGGCGGTTGGCGAAATGCGATACCCTTCACCGGATTTCCGGGCGGTAAGACCAAGACGATCGTGATTGATGTGACTGACGTGCTCAATCCGTTGGACCAACGTCTGCGCGTTCGTACTTCAGCACAAATTTATTGGGACGCTGCAGAACTCGCGGTCGCCAGGGACGACATTGAATTCGTTACCCACGACATGTCGCTTCAGCACGCGGAAGTGACCTTCCATGGTTTTTCAAAACGGATCAAGTCAAGTGATCGAGAACCAGAGGTCTACGATTACAATGAATCGATTGCAGCGTCACGTTGGCCACCGTTACGAGGCAAAATGACAGGGTTGGGCGAATGTACTGACCTGCTTCGGCAATGGGATGATGCAATGGTCGTCATGAGTGCTGGCGATGAGATTCGCTTGCAGTTCACAAAGCCAGAGCAGGACCCACCGCCGGGTTGGGTGCGTGATTTTGTGCTCCACTGCGTGGGCTGGGACAAGGATGCGGACCTGAACACGCTTGCAGGTCAAACGATCGGCCCCCTGCCCTACCGAGAGATGACTCAGTATCCACCATCGGTCACTCAAGCTCGCGAATCGGCGGGTCGAGTTGAATTGAATGCTGTTCATCGGTCAAGGGAACAGTCGTTTCGGCGGTTTTGGTACCGAGAAGCGGTGGCTCCCCCGATGTGGCAGCCTTAG
- a CDS encoding aldehyde dehydrogenase (NADP(+)), protein MTATATTRPVLINGTWRDADVASTFQATDPNSNTKLEAEFPVSSWKDCDEALDAAADAARQLRKLPAAKIAEFLERYADRIDDAKDALVEAAFSETGLGKSPRLADVELPRTSNQLRAAAAACRTGNWCMPTIDTKAGIRSMYEQLGPVCVFGPNNFPFAFGSVSGGDFAAAIAAGNPVIGKANSSHPETTRLFAEQAIEALKETGLPLATVQLIYRTSHADGEKLVSDHRVGATGYTGSRGAGLTLKAAADKAGKPIYLELSSVNPVVITPGALAERFDDIVGEFATSVLMGTGQFCTNPGLVLLVKDANSEKFVSEVAEKFSSSAAGTLLSPAVAKSLSSSVTKLTEFGAKVVTGGGEPESGRCAYSNTLLTASAQDFLSNPEGFQTEAFGNASLIVTADSVKQLCEVIANLEGNLTGCIYSAASGDEDTYDSVAFELTPKVGRILNDKMPTGVAVSAAMNHGGPYPATGHPGFTAVGVPGSLLRFAKLTSFDNVRASRLPVVLQDKNPTGETWRLVDGTWTTSDLG, encoded by the coding sequence ATGACTGCCACCGCAACCACTCGACCTGTTCTCATCAATGGCACTTGGCGTGATGCCGATGTCGCTAGCACTTTTCAAGCGACCGATCCCAACAGCAACACCAAACTTGAAGCTGAGTTTCCGGTCAGTTCGTGGAAGGATTGCGACGAAGCACTTGATGCCGCTGCGGATGCCGCTCGTCAACTTCGCAAGCTGCCGGCCGCTAAGATCGCTGAGTTTTTGGAAAGATACGCGGATCGGATCGATGATGCCAAGGATGCATTGGTCGAGGCCGCTTTTAGCGAAACTGGATTGGGCAAGAGTCCACGGCTAGCCGATGTTGAGCTGCCTCGAACGAGCAACCAACTTCGCGCCGCCGCTGCGGCGTGCCGTACGGGCAATTGGTGCATGCCAACGATCGATACCAAAGCCGGCATCCGCAGCATGTATGAACAGCTCGGTCCCGTTTGCGTGTTCGGCCCCAATAACTTTCCGTTCGCTTTTGGAAGTGTTTCCGGCGGCGATTTTGCGGCTGCCATTGCAGCCGGAAATCCCGTGATCGGCAAAGCCAATAGCTCTCACCCGGAAACCACCCGTCTATTCGCCGAGCAAGCCATCGAGGCGCTCAAGGAAACCGGCTTACCGCTCGCCACCGTGCAACTGATCTATCGCACCAGTCACGCCGATGGCGAAAAACTTGTCTCGGATCACCGTGTCGGCGCGACCGGCTATACGGGTTCACGAGGCGCGGGCCTGACGCTAAAGGCTGCGGCTGACAAAGCGGGCAAGCCCATCTACTTGGAACTATCAAGCGTGAATCCTGTGGTGATCACACCAGGTGCGCTGGCTGAAAGGTTCGACGATATTGTTGGCGAATTTGCGACAAGTGTGTTGATGGGAACGGGTCAATTCTGCACCAACCCCGGACTCGTGCTTCTGGTCAAAGATGCCAACAGCGAAAAGTTCGTCAGCGAAGTGGCTGAAAAGTTCAGTTCATCCGCAGCGGGGACCTTGCTGTCGCCCGCAGTTGCCAAGAGTCTGTCATCGAGCGTCACCAAACTTACGGAGTTCGGAGCGAAAGTGGTTACCGGTGGTGGCGAACCGGAATCAGGGCGGTGTGCATACTCGAACACGTTGCTAACCGCATCGGCCCAAGACTTCCTGTCCAACCCCGAAGGTTTCCAGACGGAAGCGTTTGGCAATGCATCGCTGATCGTGACCGCTGATAGTGTCAAACAACTCTGCGAAGTGATTGCCAATCTTGAAGGAAACCTGACCGGATGTATTTATTCAGCAGCATCCGGAGACGAAGACACCTATGACTCGGTCGCATTTGAACTGACTCCGAAAGTCGGCCGTATCCTTAACGACAAGATGCCCACGGGCGTGGCCGTTAGTGCGGCGATGAATCACGGCGGCCCCTATCCAGCGACCGGGCACCCCGGATTCACCGCCGTAGGCGTTCCCGGATCACTCTTGCGATTCGCCAAGCTCACCAGCTTCGATAACGTTCGCGCAAGCCGTCTCCCCGTCGTCCTACAAGACAAGAACCCGACCGGCGAAACCTGGCGATTGGTCGATGGAACCTGGACCACCAGCGATCTCGGCTAA